The Rhizobium etli 8C-3 genome has a segment encoding these proteins:
- a CDS encoding ABC transporter ATP-binding protein: MSELRIENVWKEYGDQIVLENVSLTVASRAFVALVGPSGCGKSTFLRMLLGQEQPTRGRILLDGELLPAQPGPDRGVVFQRYSVFPHLTVLGNVLLGKEFSGARFKAKLFGAARRDAIATARQLIAEVGLAGAEDKYPAQLSGGMQQRLALAQALIMKPKVMLLDEPFGALDPGIRAEIHMLMKRLWHETQMTVVMVTHDMREAFTLATRVVAFERRRDRAEEKLRYGATITKDISIWPPRQAGSPSIFSPDRDGPVAYQGHCRDDLASSGEIQS, encoded by the coding sequence ATGAGCGAACTCAGGATCGAAAATGTCTGGAAGGAATACGGCGACCAGATCGTGCTTGAGAACGTATCGCTGACCGTCGCTTCGCGTGCGTTCGTCGCACTTGTCGGGCCTTCGGGCTGCGGCAAGTCGACGTTCCTGCGTATGCTGCTCGGTCAGGAACAGCCAACCAGAGGCCGGATTCTGCTCGATGGCGAGCTTCTTCCGGCGCAGCCCGGCCCCGATCGGGGTGTCGTCTTCCAACGCTACTCGGTCTTTCCGCACCTCACCGTGCTCGGCAATGTGCTGCTCGGCAAGGAATTTTCCGGCGCGCGCTTCAAGGCGAAGCTCTTTGGAGCTGCGCGGCGGGACGCAATCGCCACGGCGCGACAGTTGATCGCAGAAGTCGGCCTGGCGGGGGCGGAAGACAAGTATCCGGCACAGCTTTCAGGGGGGATGCAGCAACGGCTGGCGCTTGCCCAGGCGCTGATCATGAAGCCGAAAGTGATGTTGCTTGACGAGCCATTCGGCGCGCTCGACCCAGGTATCCGCGCCGAGATCCACATGCTGATGAAACGGCTCTGGCACGAAACGCAGATGACCGTCGTTATGGTCACCCATGACATGCGCGAGGCGTTCACGCTTGCAACCCGCGTGGTCGCCTTCGAGCGGCGGCGCGATCGAGCCGAGGAGAAACTGCGCTACGGCGCGACCATCACCAAAGACATTTCAATCTGGCCGCCACGGCAAGCCGGATCGCCTTCGATCTTCAGCCCTGATCGGGACGGCCCGGTCGCCTACCAGGGGCATTGCCGGGACGACCTGGCTTCGTCAGGAGAAATCCAGTCATGA
- a CDS encoding ABC transporter permease, whose product MRWINIKPSRGAQFALMLVPFVLLIVAYAFGSAARLSENANDKLLPTLSGFVQAIERMAFIADQRTGEYPLWSDTWASLIRLFAGLGISTATALLTGMLIGMLPYLRALLAPFIAVVSMVPPLALLPILFIVMGLGETSKIALIVIGVAPTMIRDLALKALELPREQVVKAETLGGSSWQIALRVVLPQIVPRLIICLKLQLGPAWLFLIAAEAISSESGLGYRIFLVRRYLAMDVIFPYVVWITLLAVMTNYVLDRIRVAAFPWSELEKQG is encoded by the coding sequence ATGCGCTGGATCAACATCAAGCCAAGTCGGGGCGCGCAATTTGCCCTGATGCTGGTGCCCTTCGTGTTGCTGATCGTAGCCTATGCCTTCGGTTCGGCGGCGCGCTTGTCCGAGAATGCCAACGACAAGCTGCTGCCCACTCTCTCCGGTTTCGTTCAGGCGATCGAACGCATGGCCTTCATCGCAGATCAGCGCACCGGCGAATATCCGCTCTGGTCGGATACCTGGGCGAGCTTGATCCGGCTTTTCGCGGGCCTCGGCATCTCCACAGCGACAGCGCTGCTGACCGGAATGCTAATCGGCATGCTGCCATATCTGCGGGCGCTCCTTGCTCCCTTCATCGCTGTCGTCTCTATGGTGCCGCCGCTGGCGCTGCTTCCGATCCTCTTCATCGTGATGGGTCTCGGCGAGACATCCAAGATTGCGCTTATCGTGATCGGCGTCGCGCCGACGATGATCCGCGACCTAGCGCTGAAGGCGTTGGAATTACCGCGTGAGCAGGTCGTCAAGGCCGAGACGCTTGGCGGGTCCTCCTGGCAGATCGCCTTGCGCGTCGTGCTTCCTCAGATCGTGCCGCGGCTTATCATCTGCCTCAAGCTGCAGCTGGGACCTGCCTGGCTTTTCCTGATTGCCGCAGAAGCGATTTCCTCGGAATCCGGCCTCGGCTACCGCATCTTCCTCGTCCGCCGCTATCTGGCGATGGACGTGATCTTCCCCTATGTCGTCTGGATCACGCTGCTCGCCGTCATGACGAACTACGTCCTTGATCGCATCCGCGTCGCCGCCTTCCCTTGGTCCGAACTGGAGAAGCAGGGATGA
- a CDS encoding putative urea ABC transporter substrate-binding protein codes for MQTFSKLLSITALAAYFIGGLGNLEAAQKTEFKVAWSIYVGWMPWGYAADHGIVKKWADKYGIKIDVTQFNDYVESMNQYTAGAFDAVTLTNMDGLSIPAAGGVDTTAVIVGDFSNGNDAVILKDKTSLADIKGQNVNLVEYSVSHYLLARALESIKLTERDVKVVNTSDADMVGAYKTPDVTAVVTWNPLVSSVLEDPSAKKVFDSSQVPGEIIDLMVANTDVLKDNPNFGKALAGIWYETAALMEADTPDGKAARETMGSASGTDLEGFEAQVAATKLFDNPTDAVAFTVSESLPKTMDLVRNFLFEKGLLGNGAPSADVIGIEMPDGKILGDSGNVKLRFTETYMKAAADGAL; via the coding sequence ATGCAGACTTTTTCGAAGCTTCTTTCCATCACTGCCTTGGCCGCTTACTTCATCGGGGGTCTCGGCAACCTCGAGGCTGCCCAAAAGACCGAGTTCAAGGTTGCATGGTCGATTTATGTGGGCTGGATGCCATGGGGCTATGCTGCCGACCACGGTATCGTCAAGAAATGGGCCGATAAATACGGCATCAAGATCGACGTGACGCAGTTCAACGATTACGTCGAGTCGATGAACCAATACACGGCCGGCGCCTTCGACGCCGTGACGCTCACCAACATGGATGGCCTTTCCATTCCGGCCGCCGGCGGCGTCGATACGACCGCCGTGATCGTCGGCGACTTTTCGAATGGCAATGACGCCGTAATCCTCAAGGACAAGACGAGTCTTGCCGATATCAAGGGCCAGAATGTCAATCTCGTCGAATATTCCGTCTCGCATTACCTGCTCGCGCGCGCGCTCGAAAGCATCAAGCTGACAGAGCGCGATGTGAAGGTCGTCAACACGTCCGACGCCGACATGGTTGGCGCCTACAAGACGCCCGACGTCACCGCCGTCGTCACCTGGAATCCCCTGGTCTCCAGTGTCCTTGAGGATCCTTCGGCCAAGAAGGTATTCGACAGTTCGCAGGTGCCGGGTGAAATCATCGACTTGATGGTCGCCAATACTGATGTGCTCAAGGACAATCCCAATTTCGGCAAGGCGCTAGCTGGCATCTGGTATGAGACCGCCGCGCTGATGGAGGCCGATACGCCGGACGGCAAGGCGGCCCGCGAGACCATGGGGTCGGCTTCCGGCACCGACCTTGAAGGTTTCGAAGCGCAGGTCGCTGCGACCAAGCTCTTTGACAATCCCACCGACGCCGTCGCCTTCACCGTATCCGAGAGTCTTCCCAAGACGATGGATCTGGTGCGCAACTTCCTCTTCGAGAAGGGCCTGCTCGGCAATGGTGCGCCATCGGCAGATGTCATCGGGATCGAAATGCCGGACGGCAAGATCCTCGGCGACAGTGGCAACGTCAAGCTGCGCTTCACCGAGACCTACATGAAGGCGGCTGCTGACGGGGCGCTCTGA